In Rahnella sikkimica, the following are encoded in one genomic region:
- a CDS encoding S49 family peptidase yields MNLPHLAQRLFNTPLALHPRKAEVVMAALTDRFGLTRIQSMSDWDDEDDSFSRQARDTGYDVVEGIAIIPIQGTLVQKLGTLRPYSGMTGYDGIRACFLRALNDSEVKAICLDIDSPGGEVAGCFDLVDEIYAARGSKPVWAILSESAYSAAYALASAADKIIVPRTGGVGSVGVIVMHVDWSQKIKNDGLQVTIITYGDRKAESNPYEPLSETARKAIQSDIDEMGRLFVSTVSRNRGITEKTVRDTEAACFLGADGVQLGLADRVASPDAAFRDLLQLVGE; encoded by the coding sequence GTGAATTTACCGCACTTAGCGCAGCGCCTGTTTAACACGCCGCTGGCGCTGCATCCCCGAAAGGCCGAAGTGGTCATGGCGGCGCTGACTGACCGTTTTGGCTTGACGCGCATTCAGTCCATGTCTGATTGGGATGACGAAGATGATTCATTCTCCCGACAGGCCCGTGATACGGGCTATGACGTGGTGGAAGGTATCGCCATTATCCCGATTCAGGGGACGCTTGTGCAGAAACTCGGCACCTTGCGGCCTTACAGCGGGATGACCGGCTATGACGGCATCCGTGCCTGTTTCCTGCGCGCACTAAATGACAGTGAAGTGAAAGCCATCTGTCTGGACATTGATTCGCCCGGCGGCGAAGTCGCGGGGTGTTTTGACCTTGTCGATGAGATTTATGCCGCACGCGGCAGTAAACCGGTCTGGGCCATTTTATCCGAAAGCGCCTATTCTGCGGCTTACGCGCTGGCGAGTGCGGCGGACAAGATAATCGTGCCGCGTACCGGCGGCGTCGGTTCTGTCGGCGTCATTGTGATGCACGTTGACTGGTCGCAGAAAATCAAAAATGACGGGCTGCAGGTCACCATCATTACCTACGGCGATCGCAAGGCAGAGTCCAATCCGTATGAACCTTTAAGCGAAACGGCGCGCAAAGCCATTCAGTCAGATATTGACGAAATGGGGCGCTTGTTCGTGAGTACCGTCTCCCGCAATCGCGGGATAACAGAGAAAACCGTCCGGGATACCGAAGCCGCCTGTTTCCTTGGCGCCGACGGTGTGCAACTGGGGCTGGCTGATCGCGTGGCCTCGCCTGATGCGGCATTCCGCGATTTATTACAATTAGTTGGAGAATAA
- a CDS encoding phage portal protein, with protein MKSGEVRILGPNGRPLPPSNRKASMLNGSGRVPYDAADSFSDAMANWQPALWSPDNEVNIYRDRIVSRVRDMARNDGWASGSVTRILDNAVGANFRPIAKADYRALSMQTGLKAFDAKWADEYGRAVEAAWRTWANDPGRYCDVERKKTVSQMLRLAFRHKLVDGDALAVLQYRTDRLGHGRALYATTIQIIDPDRLSNPQQVFDMLNIRGGVEIDDDGVPVAYHIRKAHMGDWWSAEKTMTWERVRRETAWGRPIVVHDFDGDRAAQHRGSSIFTPIVQRLKMLIKYDEVELEASILNAVFGAYVTSPYDPRLFEDGLRDDVLDYQDMRTDFHNDNRLSLQSGARIPILAPGENITSVNATRPVSNFVAFESAALRNCAAALGISTQQLTQDWSDVNYSSARSAMLEAWKTLTRRRDDFASGFAQPIFSSFIEELHDLGEVPLPAGAPEFLAAKAAYCRAQWMGPGRGWVDPVAEKKGAILGMDSGMSTLEMEVSENVGEDWEELLDQRAREIEAFQERGLPVPTWAQADTFAPQTIKDPEAQ; from the coding sequence ATGAAAAGCGGAGAGGTCAGAATTCTCGGGCCAAACGGCAGGCCATTACCCCCATCGAATCGAAAGGCATCCATGCTAAATGGCTCAGGCCGCGTGCCTTATGACGCAGCTGACTCCTTCAGTGATGCGATGGCTAACTGGCAGCCCGCGCTTTGGTCACCAGATAACGAAGTTAACATCTACCGTGACCGCATCGTTTCACGCGTTCGTGACATGGCACGTAATGACGGGTGGGCATCAGGCAGCGTTACACGCATTCTCGATAATGCCGTTGGTGCAAATTTTCGCCCGATCGCAAAAGCGGATTATCGTGCTCTTTCAATGCAAACCGGCCTGAAAGCCTTTGACGCAAAATGGGCTGACGAATATGGGCGGGCTGTAGAAGCAGCCTGGCGTACCTGGGCAAACGACCCAGGCCGCTATTGCGACGTTGAGCGAAAAAAAACGGTGTCCCAAATGCTGCGTTTGGCTTTCCGCCACAAGTTGGTAGACGGCGACGCACTGGCGGTTCTGCAATACCGAACTGACAGGCTGGGGCATGGCCGCGCGCTGTATGCGACGACCATACAAATTATTGACCCGGATCGGCTGAGTAACCCACAACAGGTTTTTGACATGCTCAACATCCGCGGTGGGGTGGAAATTGATGATGATGGCGTGCCGGTGGCGTATCACATCCGCAAAGCCCACATGGGCGACTGGTGGAGCGCTGAAAAAACCATGACCTGGGAGCGTGTCCGGCGTGAAACCGCGTGGGGGCGTCCGATTGTTGTTCATGACTTTGACGGCGATCGTGCTGCACAGCATCGTGGCAGCAGCATTTTCACCCCGATTGTTCAGCGTCTGAAAATGCTGATCAAATACGACGAGGTAGAGCTTGAAGCCTCCATCCTTAACGCCGTGTTCGGGGCGTACGTTACGTCTCCTTATGATCCGCGCCTGTTCGAAGACGGACTTCGTGATGATGTGCTTGATTATCAGGATATGCGTACTGATTTTCATAACGATAATCGGCTGTCGCTGCAAAGTGGCGCGCGCATTCCCATTCTTGCGCCGGGTGAAAATATTACCTCAGTTAACGCAACGAGACCGGTCAGCAATTTCGTCGCTTTCGAAAGTGCCGCACTTCGCAACTGCGCCGCCGCATTGGGAATATCAACCCAGCAGCTGACGCAGGACTGGTCTGATGTGAATTACAGCTCAGCCCGCTCCGCGATGCTGGAAGCGTGGAAAACCCTGACACGTCGCCGCGATGATTTTGCCAGCGGCTTTGCCCAGCCTATCTTCAGCAGCTTTATTGAAGAACTCCACGATCTCGGTGAGGTTCCTCTCCCTGCTGGCGCGCCGGAATTTCTGGCAGCCAAAGCAGCCTATTGCCGTGCGCAGTGGATGGGGCCCGGTCGCGGCTGGGTTGACCCCGTTGCTGAGAAAAAAGGGGCGATCCTCGGCATGGATTCCGGCATGTCAACGCTGGAAATGGAAGTCTCAGAAAACGTCGGCGAAGACTGGGAAGAACTCCTCGATCAGCGCGCCCGCGAGATCGAAGCCTTCCAGGAACGCGGATTGCCGGTTCCGACATGGGCGCAGGCGGACACCTTTGCACCTCAAACAATTAAAGATCCGGAGGCACAGTGA
- the gpW gene encoding gpW family head-tail joining protein, producing the protein MFDPNSSLLAGALTRDQLTAALTTAQQAYLDLSSGAKGVSFSYAQGDGTRAVSYQQTDIAQLTAFIQLLQAQLGIVRRPRRTLRFRY; encoded by the coding sequence ATGTTCGATCCCAACTCCAGTTTATTGGCTGGTGCGCTGACGCGTGACCAATTGACGGCGGCGTTAACGACAGCGCAGCAGGCCTATCTTGATCTATCGTCCGGCGCCAAAGGTGTTTCTTTCTCATATGCACAGGGTGACGGCACCCGGGCGGTGAGCTATCAGCAAACTGATATCGCTCAGCTCACCGCATTTATTCAACTTCTTCAAGCCCAGTTGGGCATCGTTAGGCGTCCGCGCAGGACGTTAAGGTTTCGGTATTGA
- a CDS encoding phage terminase large subunit family protein — protein MSINTSPDSASLNLTQTKRDRLLSSIRKGWTPPPRISVPDWADQFRKLAKEAGSTSGNWETETVEIARGPMLAATESGVHIITVMCCTQLMKTALLENLFGYFAHLDPCPMLLLQPKEDAAEQFSKERITPLVRVTPVLRDLIGGNKQKNSKETLLYKSFTGGFLALAGAGSPDNLARRPIRVLLADEVDKYPITREGDPITLAEERTATFGLNWLSVRACSPTVEDESRIAASYEDSDQRRASVACPHCGHRQFPDFFKHIHWPSDGDKHHTKQAMIHCESCGTGWSEGDRLRSLRTIQWHQTKPFECCGTRHVPLNLYEQAWHADDVTAVSKVWQWSASERHAVHRIVCPDCGKLGVDNIHAGFQASKLFSPWQKDKPADIAEKYLKAKGDPDKELAWWNTQMGLPHRPNYGKRLPVDVLLARREVFNAEVPDGVAVLTAGIDTQNDRLEVEVVGWGKDEESWSVAFDVIEGDLETAEPWLRLDAYLKQVWRRADGRGFTIMAACHDSGGNHTQKVYEFSQERLGRRIWAIKGESATGGKRSPIWPNKRPTSKTRAKFRPIILGVNSAKDSIRSRLHIEQPGPGYMHFSTDRDMGYFTQLTAERLVMKESAGQRYSVWELPPGKANEALDCRVYAYAALCGLFHSGLKLNAKAIALENNPDTLLPPAPEPEEKQDLRLPGVIITEPEKPQRKPLHKRLAN, from the coding sequence ATGTCCATAAACACATCTCCGGACTCGGCGAGCCTGAATTTAACACAGACGAAACGTGACAGACTGTTAAGCAGCATCAGGAAGGGGTGGACGCCGCCGCCGCGCATCAGCGTTCCAGACTGGGCAGACCAGTTCCGCAAGTTAGCTAAAGAAGCGGGCAGCACCTCGGGCAACTGGGAGACTGAAACGGTTGAAATCGCCCGCGGCCCGATGCTCGCCGCCACCGAATCAGGCGTTCATATCATTACAGTGATGTGCTGCACGCAGTTAATGAAGACGGCGCTGCTTGAGAACCTGTTCGGCTACTTTGCGCATCTCGATCCCTGCCCGATGTTGCTCCTCCAGCCAAAAGAAGATGCGGCTGAACAGTTTTCCAAAGAGCGCATCACGCCGCTGGTGCGTGTTACCCCGGTGCTGCGCGACCTTATTGGCGGCAACAAGCAGAAGAATTCAAAAGAAACGCTGCTGTATAAATCGTTTACCGGCGGCTTTCTGGCGCTGGCTGGCGCGGGGAGTCCTGACAACCTTGCGCGCCGTCCGATCCGCGTGCTGCTGGCCGATGAGGTGGATAAATATCCCATCACCCGAGAAGGCGATCCGATCACTCTCGCCGAGGAGCGTACAGCAACCTTCGGGCTGAACTGGCTTTCTGTCCGTGCCTGTTCGCCAACTGTTGAAGACGAAAGCCGGATTGCAGCGAGCTATGAAGATTCCGATCAGCGCCGCGCGTCGGTGGCATGCCCGCACTGTGGCCACCGACAGTTTCCAGATTTTTTTAAGCACATTCACTGGCCGTCAGACGGCGATAAACACCATACCAAACAGGCCATGATCCACTGTGAAAGCTGCGGCACGGGATGGTCTGAGGGTGACAGGCTGCGGTCGCTGAGAACAATTCAGTGGCATCAGACAAAACCTTTTGAGTGCTGCGGCACCCGACACGTTCCGCTTAATCTCTACGAACAGGCATGGCACGCCGACGATGTTACCGCAGTCAGTAAGGTCTGGCAGTGGTCGGCATCCGAGCGGCACGCCGTTCACCGGATCGTTTGCCCGGACTGCGGAAAGTTAGGGGTCGATAATATCCACGCCGGTTTTCAGGCGTCGAAGTTATTCAGCCCGTGGCAAAAAGATAAGCCTGCGGATATCGCGGAAAAATATCTGAAAGCCAAAGGCGACCCCGATAAAGAGCTGGCCTGGTGGAATACCCAGATGGGCCTGCCTCACCGGCCTAATTATGGTAAGCGCCTTCCCGTTGATGTGCTGCTTGCGCGGCGCGAAGTATTCAACGCTGAGGTGCCGGACGGTGTAGCCGTTCTGACGGCGGGCATCGATACCCAAAATGACAGGCTCGAGGTCGAGGTGGTGGGGTGGGGTAAAGACGAGGAAAGCTGGTCTGTCGCGTTCGATGTGATTGAGGGCGACCTTGAAACGGCAGAACCCTGGCTGCGGCTTGACGCCTATCTCAAACAGGTATGGCGCCGCGCCGACGGTCGGGGTTTTACCATCATGGCCGCCTGCCATGACTCAGGCGGTAACCATACGCAAAAAGTGTATGAGTTTTCACAGGAAAGACTGGGTCGCAGAATTTGGGCGATCAAAGGTGAATCGGCCACGGGGGGTAAACGGTCACCCATCTGGCCGAATAAGCGTCCGACGTCGAAAACCCGCGCAAAATTCCGTCCGATCATTCTTGGCGTCAACTCTGCAAAAGATTCCATTCGCTCCCGATTACATATAGAGCAGCCCGGTCCCGGTTACATGCACTTTTCAACCGATCGGGATATGGGATATTTCACACAGCTCACAGCGGAACGCTTAGTCATGAAAGAATCCGCCGGCCAGCGCTACAGCGTGTGGGAGTTGCCACCGGGCAAAGCTAACGAAGCGTTAGACTGTCGTGTTTACGCTTACGCCGCGTTATGCGGTCTATTCCACTCAGGTCTTAAATTGAACGCCAAAGCGATAGCTCTGGAAAATAACCCTGACACGTTATTGCCTCCGGCCCCGGAGCCTGAAGAAAAACAGGATCTCCGGTTACCCGGCGTCATTATTACCGAACCTGAAAAACCTCAGCGCAAACCTCTGCATAAACGCCTGGCTAATTAA
- a CDS encoding HNH endonuclease codes for MKDLTLIRLHELLHYDPRTGRFTWRVYRSQRAVAGSFAGRVNGATGYIEIQVDGRRYLGHRLAWFYMNGEHALNQIDHRNEVKTDNRIANLRLATRGQNKRNVGITKANRSGVKGVYKRGNKWLAQSQMDGKKYRLGNFDTLEDAAKAYASFCKKAYGDFYHHGSEHQDDNKSQ; via the coding sequence ATGAAAGACTTAACCTTAATTAGATTACATGAGCTTCTTCATTATGACCCTCGCACCGGCCGATTTACCTGGCGCGTCTACCGCAGTCAGCGTGCAGTTGCCGGGTCATTTGCCGGAAGAGTGAACGGCGCTACTGGCTACATAGAAATACAGGTTGATGGTCGCCGATATCTTGGGCATCGCCTTGCATGGTTCTATATGAATGGTGAACACGCCTTGAATCAAATAGACCACAGGAATGAGGTGAAGACTGATAACCGCATTGCCAATCTTCGCCTCGCAACGCGTGGCCAAAACAAAAGAAACGTAGGTATTACGAAAGCTAACCGCTCTGGTGTGAAGGGAGTCTACAAGCGCGGCAATAAATGGTTGGCGCAGTCCCAAATGGACGGAAAGAAATACCGGCTGGGAAACTTCGATACCCTCGAAGATGCTGCTAAGGCATACGCCTCCTTTTGTAAAAAGGCATACGGGGATTTTTATCACCATGGTTCGGAACACCAAGATGATAATAAATCTCAATAA
- a CDS encoding Ig-like domain-containing protein encodes MIKRFFAWLKSIYLHPAEQAESQPKENTVKLALVSIITSMLANGAAANTVQITLSDNADTIQPGAVVSFTADNGATVTPTSALTDANGQITASLVSSTVGASTLTATAADGTTASIQVYFVAVPAPVIDVFKEKPLEDDEDEADADEAELRIEDVRAIFVKLEHPVIEVWDEVVALAKKYL; translated from the coding sequence ATGATTAAGCGTTTTTTTGCATGGCTGAAAAGCATCTATCTCCACCCAGCCGAACAGGCTGAATCCCAACCGAAGGAAAATACCGTGAAATTAGCACTCGTCTCGATTATCACCAGCATGCTGGCCAATGGCGCAGCTGCAAACACCGTTCAGATAACTCTGAGCGATAATGCCGATACAATTCAGCCCGGCGCTGTGGTGAGTTTTACTGCGGATAATGGCGCAACCGTCACCCCAACCAGCGCACTGACTGACGCAAATGGTCAGATCACTGCAAGCCTGGTCAGTTCGACCGTTGGCGCTTCGACGTTAACGGCAACAGCCGCCGACGGTACCACGGCCAGCATTCAGGTTTATTTCGTTGCAGTTCCAGCACCAGTGATTGATGTGTTTAAAGAAAAACCATTAGAAGATGACGAAGATGAAGCAGATGCCGACGAGGCAGAACTGCGCATCGAAGACGTAAGGGCTATCTTCGTTAAACTTGAACACCCGGTCATTGAAGTCTGGGACGAAGTTGTCGCACTGGCTAAGAAATACTTGTAA